Proteins encoded in a region of the Isosphaeraceae bacterium EP7 genome:
- a CDS encoding PadR family transcriptional regulator, with protein sequence MSDLLTRMFFGGFVRMHILYHATKEPIFGVEMMEELARHGYEVGAGTLYPMLHQLEQVGYLTSQGEVVAGKTRKYYRATAEGAAALEAIKGKLRELVREVVDDRPPQPSIKSDRRDESP encoded by the coding sequence GTGAGCGATTTGCTGACCAGGATGTTCTTCGGCGGATTCGTGCGGATGCACATCCTTTACCATGCGACGAAAGAGCCCATCTTCGGCGTGGAGATGATGGAGGAGCTTGCCCGGCACGGCTACGAAGTCGGGGCGGGCACCCTCTACCCGATGCTCCATCAGCTCGAACAGGTCGGCTACCTCACGTCGCAGGGCGAAGTCGTGGCGGGCAAAACGCGGAAGTATTACCGGGCGACTGCCGAAGGGGCCGCAGCCCTGGAGGCGATCAAGGGCAAGCTCCGCGAACTCGTCAGAGAGGTCGTCGACGACAGGCCCCCGCAGCCGTCCATCAAGTCCGACCGGCGGGACGAATCCCCTTGA